Proteins found in one Candidatus Methylomirabilis lanthanidiphila genomic segment:
- a CDS encoding Copper resistance protein CopC, which translates to MGYWDRRHCRDNRHLARRSWATILVTGLLLTVTPAWGHSFPDHSEPRVGWAVDTPPAQVRIWFDVPIEPIFSTIKVVDANGQQVDKQDGRVNPLDHTVLEVNLPTLPPGRYRVFWNVISIDTHRTEGDYPFTVRPKP; encoded by the coding sequence ATGGGGTATTGGGACCGCAGACACTGCCGCGATAACCGGCACTTGGCTCGACGGAGCTGGGCCACGATACTCGTGACGGGGCTGCTCCTGACGGTGACACCGGCCTGGGGCCATTCGTTTCCCGACCACTCGGAGCCTCGCGTGGGCTGGGCGGTGGACACGCCCCCGGCTCAGGTCAGGATCTGGTTTGACGTCCCCATTGAGCCGATCTTCAGCACCATCAAGGTCGTCGATGCCAACGGGCAGCAGGTGGATAAACAGGACGGGCGCGTGAACCCGTTGGACCATACAGTCCTGGAGGTGAACCTCCCGACACTGCCACCGGGACGATATCGGGTATTCTGGAACGTGATCTCTATCGATACGCACCGTACCGAAGGCGACTATCCGTTCACCGTCAGGCCGAAGCCATGA
- a CDS encoding Helix-turn-helix domain protein, giving the protein MNKYLLRVDEAAMLLSVSRWTIYRWVQEGRLDATKIGKGSLRIFQTSVAGLIEQNRTWDATPGEDRLNVSAARPSAGGTRELPMASA; this is encoded by the coding sequence ATGAATAAGTATTTATTGCGCGTCGATGAAGCGGCGATGCTGCTGAGCGTCAGCCGATGGACCATTTATCGCTGGGTGCAGGAAGGCCGATTGGATGCGACCAAAATCGGAAAAGGCAGTCTCCGCATCTTTCAGACCTCTGTCGCCGGGCTGATCGAACAGAACCGGACCTGGGATGCCACACCCGGCGAAGACCGGTTGAACGTATCAGCCGCCAGACCGTCAGCGGGTGGAACGAGAGAGCTTCCCATGGCATCCGCGTAA
- a CDS encoding membrane protein, with protein MIDLQLLLPIIVRYLGFVSLTMLVGGFGFVCLILPPGLLSREGYQILDRHLGRVQAGSILIVLLTSIVDLVLRTLAMSGGGLGTLGAALPMVLRHTHFGTVLIIRTLLLALLAAAWWLRLQGASAPSRFAWIAAIPRVGLPGITWWLRLLGTTASPQFAWISFVGACFVALTTTLSGHATGWGDVTIPVLVDWVHLIAISIWIGGLFTFGFVLKRSLAAPGMEEMVRTLSSIARLFSRIAAGCVVVFLVTGLYSSWVQVGSLSSLVASPYGWTLLVKLAVVALILMIAAVNRFYFLTRFGPTATTYSHPVFRTTRRAGGSPRAAYDTEDTHRIQYRFARFVRLEWVMVMVTLACSALLTQLMPARHMRHLEHLKSSEHHSGHLPTDTAPTAMPPSTQR; from the coding sequence ATGATCGATCTGCAGCTCCTTCTGCCGATCATCGTCCGCTACCTGGGGTTTGTCAGCCTCACGATGCTGGTTGGCGGCTTCGGCTTTGTGTGTCTGATCCTTCCGCCCGGCCTGTTGTCACGCGAGGGCTACCAGATCCTGGATCGACACCTTGGACGGGTACAGGCCGGCTCGATTCTGATTGTATTGCTTACGAGCATCGTGGATCTGGTGTTAAGAACGCTAGCGATGAGCGGCGGAGGCCTCGGCACATTAGGCGCCGCCCTTCCGATGGTCCTCCGGCACACCCACTTCGGAACCGTGTTGATCATCAGGACTCTCCTGCTGGCGCTGCTGGCCGCGGCTTGGTGGCTCCGCTTGCAGGGGGCATCTGCTCCCTCTCGATTCGCCTGGATCGCCGCCATCCCCCGCGTGGGACTGCCTGGTATAACTTGGTGGCTCAGGCTGCTGGGAACGACCGCAAGTCCACAGTTCGCGTGGATCTCCTTCGTTGGCGCCTGCTTCGTCGCCCTCACCACAACCCTCTCAGGCCATGCGACCGGCTGGGGTGATGTCACTATTCCCGTTCTGGTCGACTGGGTCCACCTTATCGCCATCTCGATCTGGATCGGCGGGCTGTTCACCTTCGGGTTCGTCCTCAAGCGTTCCCTAGCCGCGCCGGGCATGGAGGAGATGGTGCGCACGCTCTCGTCGATCGCCAGGCTCTTCTCGAGGATAGCGGCCGGCTGTGTCGTCGTCTTTCTGGTGACCGGGCTCTACAGCTCCTGGGTACAGGTAGGTTCCCTCTCGTCCCTGGTCGCCAGCCCATATGGATGGACCCTTCTGGTAAAGCTGGCGGTCGTGGCGCTCATCCTGATGATCGCAGCGGTCAACCGGTTCTACTTTCTCACCCGGTTTGGACCAACGGCGACCACGTACAGCCACCCGGTCTTCAGGACAACGCGGAGGGCTGGCGGCAGCCCGCGAGCAGCCTACGATACTGAAGATACGCATCGGATTCAATACCGGTTCGCCCGGTTTGTCCGACTGGAGTGGGTCATGGTGATGGTTACCCTGGCCTGTTCGGCGCTTCTCACGCAACTGATGCCGGCCCGCCATATGCGTCATCTCGAACATCTCAAGTCCTCTGAGCATCACAGCGGTCATTTGCCGACGGATACCGCGCCGACGGCGATGCCGCCATCAACGCAAAGGTAG
- a CDS encoding radical SAM protein has protein sequence MKHVFGPVPSRRLGQSLGIDPIPFKTCNWNCVYCQLGRSTPMTNERRDYVPREEIIAEVKDALAAHRPGEIDWITFVGSGEPTLHAGLGMMIRHVKTLTEIPVAVITNGSLLYRHDVREELTAADAVLPTLDAGTESLYRRINRPWPDLTFERLVDGLIAFRQRFSGKLWIEVMLIKGVNDTEMALTDLAAVLRRIGPDEVHINLPIRPPAESWVAPPDREGLARASALLGEIAHVLIPAEGAFDLSGHDNVVDAVVGVIIRHPIPEDDLIKTLDRWTRGQVERALADLAAGGRAQVVTRYGKRFWSYVGARYA, from the coding sequence ATGAAGCACGTGTTCGGCCCGGTCCCGTCGAGACGCCTGGGGCAGTCCCTCGGCATCGACCCGATCCCGTTCAAGACCTGCAATTGGAACTGTGTCTACTGCCAGCTCGGGCGCAGCACACCGATGACCAACGAACGGCGCGACTACGTTCCGCGAGAGGAAATTATCGCCGAGGTCAAAGACGCCCTCGCCGCTCATCGACCGGGCGAGATCGACTGGATCACGTTTGTGGGATCCGGAGAGCCGACGCTTCACGCCGGCCTGGGCATGATGATCAGGCACGTCAAAACCCTGACGGAGATCCCGGTTGCGGTGATCACAAACGGCTCGCTGCTGTATCGTCACGACGTCAGAGAAGAGCTTACGGCAGCCGATGCGGTGCTTCCCACCCTTGATGCGGGAACCGAATCCCTGTATCGTAGAATTAATCGCCCCTGGCCGGATCTGACCTTTGAACGTCTGGTCGACGGATTGATCGCCTTCCGGCAAAGGTTTTCCGGTAAACTGTGGATTGAGGTGATGTTGATCAAGGGCGTCAATGATACCGAGATGGCCTTGACAGACCTTGCGGCTGTCCTCCGTCGCATCGGGCCGGATGAGGTCCATATCAATCTGCCGATCCGCCCCCCGGCCGAATCGTGGGTGGCGCCGCCTGATCGGGAAGGGTTGGCTCGGGCCTCCGCCCTGCTGGGAGAGATCGCCCACGTGTTGATTCCCGCTGAGGGGGCGTTTGACCTGTCCGGCCATGACAATGTGGTCGATGCCGTTGTCGGCGTCATCATTCGGCATCCGATACCGGAAGACGATCTTATCAAGACGTTGGATCGCTGGACGCGCGGACAGGTCGAACGGGCGCTCGCCGACCTGGCTGCCGGCGGTCGAGCTCAGGTCGTAACCCGCTATGGCAAGCGGTTCTGGAGCTATGTCGGAGCTCGCTATGCGTAA